The stretch of DNA CTAAGTTAAAATAAGCCGAATAAATGTTTCTATCGAAATTGAAATTGCTTAATGATGTTCCAGAGTTATCAATATTTTGAAAATCACTCGATGTTTTTTGAAGTCTTGTTTCTACTCCCAACTCAAGTTTTGAAGTTTCTGTAAGCGGATTTACATAATCGGTATTAAATTGAAAATAATCGGTGTCTCCTTCAATTTTATTGATTCTAACACTGTTTTCAGTAGGGTTAAAAGTAGTATCATTATACTTTGTATTTTCGGTATCTTTTGTTTTAGAATAATTAAATTGAACATCTAAAGTTTCATCTTTTTTATTAAAATCGTGATGATAAGCTAAATCATAAGTTTGGTTATGACTTTCATTTCCATTATAAAATATTTGTGACGAATTTCTATTGGTTACATCATCAATATAATTAACAATTGTTTTACCGTCTCCATTAGAATCTGTAATATTTTGATTAGTATAAAATGAAATATTATTCTTTTCATTGATATAATAATCCATTCCTAGTTTAATCAAATGAGAATTATTTAAAGTTCTAAAACTGAAATCTTGAGTATTCTCTAAACTAGGTCTTTCACTGGTAATACTTCCATGATTAGCATTTATTCCATGATTATAACCATAGTTAGTGTAAAAATTTACTTTACCAACTCTGTAGTTTAAATTGATGTTGGTATTGGTTTTTGGAGTTATACCAAAAGTAACACCAGTATTTATAGAGCCATTAAAACCGTCTTGAGAATTTTTATGTAAAATAATATTGATGATTCCACTCATTCCTTCTGGATTGTATTTAGCAGATGGATTTGTAATTAATTCAATTTGCTTTATAGATGCCGAAGGAATTTGCTGTAATAGTTGTTCAACGGGTATGTTAGAAGGTTTTCCATCAATTAAAACGCGTACGTTTGAATTACCACGCATGCTAATTTCCTTAGTTTGTGGGTCGATACTCAAAGTAGGAACATTGTTCATAATATCAGAAGCAGTTGTTCCAGAAGCAATTAAATCCTTTCCAACATTAATTACTTTTCTATCAATTTTTTGGACCATTTGCGATTGTTCTGCAACTACTTCTACACCTTCAAGTTGCTGAACATCTTCGGAAATTGAAATAGTTCCAAGCTCTACTTTTTTGCTATTGGTTAAGTTTACTTCTTTAGCAACTGTTTTATAACCTATAAATTGAATTTCAACTGTATAATTTTGAGAGGCTAATTTCGAAATTTCAAATTCACCTTTTTCGTCAGTAATGCCTCCTGTTACAGTAGCATCGTTGTTTTTTACAACAATTGTAACATAAGGTAAGGGTTCGTTTGTTTTTTGGTCAATAACTTTACCCGTTATTGATCCTGAGTTTTGAGCTGTTATTGTTCCAATAAAGCCAAGAAAGAATAGAATTAAAAACTTTAATTTCATTAGATTGATTGTTTGTTTAATGATTGATGATTTCACTCTACAAGACAGCAGTTTTTGTTATTTGTTACAATTGGTTCGGTTTTTATAATTTCTTTAACATTTTCTATTCGCTTTGGCGAAAAAAACTGACCACTAATTACTAATTACTAATGACTAATTACTAAATTTGCACCTTTAAAAAATATAGGAAAATGACAGTACAAGAAACACTTACAAAACACATTCAAGTAGCCGTTCAAAGTTTATTCGATTTACAAATTGAAAAAGTTGAATTTCAGGCAACTCGTAGGGAATTTGAAGGTGATATTACAATGGTTGTTTTTCCTCTTGTGAAACAATTGAAAGGCAACCCAGTTGAGATAGGAAATAAAATTGGAAACTACTTAGTAGAACATGTTGCTGAGGTTGAAAAATTTAATGTAGTTGCAGGATTTTTAAATATTGTAATTTCTGATGCTTTTTATGTAAACTACTTTAATTCGATTAAAGACCAAGATACTTTTGGTTACTTAAATCCAGTTGAAGACGAAAAAGCTGTTATGGTTGAATATTCTTCGCCAAATACTAACAAGCCTTTACATTTAGGTCACATTCGTAATAACTTATTAGGGTATTCTGTAGCTGAAATTATTAAAGCTTCGGGGAAAAAAGTATATAAAACCCAAATTATAAACGACCGTGGTATTCATATTTGTAAGTCAATGTTGGCTTGGCAAAAATTTGGAAACGGACAAACTCCTGAATCTACTGGTTTAAAAGGCGATAAGTTGGTTGGCAATTTCTATGTTGAGTTTGATAAACAATACAAAAAAGAAATTAACGATTTAATTGCACAAGGTAAAACGGAAGATGAGGCTAAAAAGTTAGCACCTTCTATTTTAGAAGCACAAGAAATGCTACGTAAATGGGAAGCTGGTGATGAAGAAGTAGTTGCACTTTGGAAAAAAATGAATCAATGGGTATACAATGGTTTCGAAGAAACTTACAAAAACCTTGGTGTTGATTTTGATAGCTATTATTACGAATCAAATACTTATTTGCTTGGTAAAGAAGTAGTGCAATTTGGTTTAGAAAAAGGCATTTTCGAAAAAGATCCAGATGGTTCTGTTTGGATAGATTTAACCGAAGATGGTTTAGATAGAAAAATCGTTTTACGTTCTGATGGAACTGCGGTTTACATGACGCAAGATATTGGAACGGCAATCCAACGTGTAAAAGATAATCCAGATGTTGGTGGAATGGTTTATACCGTTGGTAACGAGCAAGATTATCATTTTAAAGTATTGTTTTTAATCTTAAAGAAATTAGGTTTCGATTGGGCAGAGCACTTGTATCATTTATCTTATGGAATGGTAGAGTTGCCTTCTGGAAAAATGAAGTCGCGTGAAGGAACGGTTGTAGATGCGGATGATTTAATGAGCGAAATGACTGAAACAGCTCAAAGAATTTCGGAAGAATTAGGAAAATTAGATGGTTATTCTGCAGATGAAAAAGCAAAATTGTTTAAAACTATTGGTTTAGGAGCTTTAAAATATTACATGTTAAAAGTAGATCCTAAGAAAACCATGATGTTTAATCCTGAAGAATCGGTTGATTTTAATGGAAATACAGGTCCGTTTATTCAATATACTTATGCTCGTATTCAATCGATTTTAAGAAAAGCCGATTTTGATTATTCCAAATCAGTTACATCTATTGAAATGCACGAAAAAGAGAAAGAATTAATCAAACAAGTTCAGTTATTCCCTGAAGTAATTCAAAGTGCTGCTGCTAATTATAGTCCAGCGTTAATTGCAAATTACATATACGATTTGGTTAAAGAATTTAATTCATTCTACCAAAATGTATCTATTTTAGGAGAAACTGATATGGATAAGAAAATTTTCCGTGTACAATTATCAAAAACAGTTGGATTAACTATTAAAAACGCATTTCACTTATTAGGAATTCAAGTTCCTGAAAGAATGTAATTTAAAATTTTGTGAAAACAGTAAATAATTACTTCGCAAAGACGTTGTTGACATTAATTCTTGCAACAATTTCGTTCTTTATTTTTAAAGAATTTTTACCCAATAAGTTATTTCCAACTCCAAAAGGAGTATCTCATAATGTTGTTGTCGACAGTCTCTTGCTTGAGGCTGTTGCTTCAGCAGATACAACTTCTGTAATAATAGAAGAGAAAGAAAAAATTGCTTTCGAACCTAAAAACGGTTTGGTTTTTCCAGCTGAAACATTCGAAAAATATAATGGCTATCAATATTTAATTGATTTCTTCGAGAAATTATATCAATTAGAAACGGCAAAAAAAGGTAAAGTTCGCATTGCTTATTTTAGTGATTCAATGACTGATGGAGATATGATTGTGCAAGATTTACGAACTATTTTGCAAGATAAATTTGGTGGAGAAGGCGTTGGTTTTGTTAACATTACTTCCGAATCAGCTTCTTCTAGAAGTTCGCTTAAGCATGAATTTTCAGGAAATTGGAAAACACAATCTTATTTAAAAACAAAACAACCGCGCAATCCATTTGGAGTAAACGGTCATGTTTTTTATGCTAATGATTCTTTACCATTTTCTTGGGTTTCATATAAAGCGAGTAAAATGCGTCACATTTCTACTTTACCAGAGCCAACATTATTTTATGGTTTTTCTAAAAACGAAAATGGGAAAGTTTTCAAAATTGTAAATGAAGATACTATTGAAGTTGCATTACGACCAAATAGCAAATTAAACGAATTAAAATTAGGAGATAGAGCAAATTCTTTGAAACTTTATTTTAAAGATGCTGATAGTATTCCTATTTATGGTTTCAATTTTGATGATGGTAAAGGAGTTCATGTTGATAATTTTTCGAGCAGAGGAAATTCGGGTTTGCCATTATCAATGTTTAATGTTGCTACAATGAAAGAGTTTCAAGAAAAATTAGGTTACGATTTAATTATTTTGCATTATGGTACCAATGTTTTAAATTATGGTACTTTAAATTATTCTTGGTACGAAAACAGAATGAATAAAGTAGTTACACATATTAAAGATTGTTTTCCTGGTGCTGAAGTTTTAGTAATTTCAACCGCCGATAAAGCAACTAAGTATGATTTAGAAATGAAAACCGATTCGGCTGTGGCTCCATTGATTTATGCGCAAAAGAAATATGCGGTTACTTCAAAAGCAGGTTTTGTAAATTTATATGAAAGAATGGGTGGAGAAGGCAGCATGATAAAATGGGTTGAGGAAGTTCCATCGAGAGCTAATAAAGATTATACGCATTTTAATTATAGAGGTTCTAAAGATATAGCCAAGCTCATCTATTCTCAAATTGAAGAAGGTTATCAAGAATACAAAATTTTAAGAAAGAAAAAGCCAATAGTGCAAAAAAAGAAACGAGATAGTATTGTAAAGAAAGGAGATTCAATTTATGCGAATTAAATTATTGGCATTTTTATTTTTTGTTGGCTTGTGTTCTTTTGCTCAAGATTCTACAGAAGTATTTCTAGATGAAGTCGAAATCGATACGGCCGCTGTTGTAATTGCAGAAGAGAATAGTTTTTCTAATGAGATTATAAACTCGAAATCAATCCATAATTTTTATCAAAAATTAGCACAATTAGAAAAGACCAAAAATTGTAAACTGCGTATAGTTCACATTGGAGATTCTCACATTCAAGCCGATTTGTTTACTGGGAAAATGCGTTCCCTATTACAAGAACGCTTCGGTAATGGAGGATTAGGTTTTTCCTTTCCTTATAATTTGGCTAAAACAAACGGAAATTATTTTATAAAATACAGTGCAACAACAAGTTTTGAAAGTTATCGAAACATTTATCCTGATACAACAAAACCAGTTGGTTTAAGTGGAATTGCACTAGAAACAAGAGCTAAAGATTTTGCTATTGAACTTTCGGTTCGCGATAAAAGCTTTAGTTTTAATACTATAAAAGTTATTACACCAAATAATAAAAAGCTTTTTGATTTAGCAACTGCTTCAAAAGAAATTAAAATAGAATCATCAGTAC from Flavobacterium haoranii encodes:
- a CDS encoding TonB-dependent receptor domain-containing protein, whose product is MKLKFLILFFLGFIGTITAQNSGSITGKVIDQKTNEPLPYVTIVVKNNDATVTGGITDEKGEFEISKLASQNYTVEIQFIGYKTVAKEVNLTNSKKVELGTISISEDVQQLEGVEVVAEQSQMVQKIDRKVINVGKDLIASGTTASDIMNNVPTLSIDPQTKEISMRGNSNVRVLIDGKPSNIPVEQLLQQIPSASIKQIELITNPSAKYNPEGMSGIINIILHKNSQDGFNGSINTGVTFGITPKTNTNINLNYRVGKVNFYTNYGYNHGINANHGSITSERPSLENTQDFSFRTLNNSHLIKLGMDYYINEKNNISFYTNQNITDSNGDGKTIVNYIDDVTNRNSSQIFYNGNESHNQTYDLAYHHDFNKKDETLDVQFNYSKTKDTENTKYNDTTFNPTENSVRINKIEGDTDYFQFNTDYVNPLTETSKLELGVETRLQKTSSDFQNIDNSGTSLSNFNFDRNIYSAYFNLGKQIGKWSGQIGARFEYFDLNANFNPTSQNVSDDLFTVYPSAFITYTKNEKNSFNFNYSRRVDRPSIGQLNPIREWTTPLLESRGNPDLVPQFTNSFEINYTRKTKIGSITSGVFYRLINDEISRVVFNDPNDINRNILSYDNFNNNDAIGVESSANLKFTKWWSVNASVDAYFRTVKGTVQNAETENFENKQVDVVMFNARMNNSFTATQNLRFQLFGFYRGKDISLQYDRKPMYKMDVGASYNFAKGKGTITARFNDVFDNMRFAFDGGIPYRQYGAFYWENQTVYLGLNYRFGGGKNRALSRKQRDLNETQSSGGMF
- the argS gene encoding arginine--tRNA ligase, with the translated sequence MTVQETLTKHIQVAVQSLFDLQIEKVEFQATRREFEGDITMVVFPLVKQLKGNPVEIGNKIGNYLVEHVAEVEKFNVVAGFLNIVISDAFYVNYFNSIKDQDTFGYLNPVEDEKAVMVEYSSPNTNKPLHLGHIRNNLLGYSVAEIIKASGKKVYKTQIINDRGIHICKSMLAWQKFGNGQTPESTGLKGDKLVGNFYVEFDKQYKKEINDLIAQGKTEDEAKKLAPSILEAQEMLRKWEAGDEEVVALWKKMNQWVYNGFEETYKNLGVDFDSYYYESNTYLLGKEVVQFGLEKGIFEKDPDGSVWIDLTEDGLDRKIVLRSDGTAVYMTQDIGTAIQRVKDNPDVGGMVYTVGNEQDYHFKVLFLILKKLGFDWAEHLYHLSYGMVELPSGKMKSREGTVVDADDLMSEMTETAQRISEELGKLDGYSADEKAKLFKTIGLGALKYYMLKVDPKKTMMFNPEESVDFNGNTGPFIQYTYARIQSILRKADFDYSKSVTSIEMHEKEKELIKQVQLFPEVIQSAAANYSPALIANYIYDLVKEFNSFYQNVSILGETDMDKKIFRVQLSKTVGLTIKNAFHLLGIQVPERM
- a CDS encoding SGNH/GDSL hydrolase family protein — protein: MKTVNNYFAKTLLTLILATISFFIFKEFLPNKLFPTPKGVSHNVVVDSLLLEAVASADTTSVIIEEKEKIAFEPKNGLVFPAETFEKYNGYQYLIDFFEKLYQLETAKKGKVRIAYFSDSMTDGDMIVQDLRTILQDKFGGEGVGFVNITSESASSRSSLKHEFSGNWKTQSYLKTKQPRNPFGVNGHVFYANDSLPFSWVSYKASKMRHISTLPEPTLFYGFSKNENGKVFKIVNEDTIEVALRPNSKLNELKLGDRANSLKLYFKDADSIPIYGFNFDDGKGVHVDNFSSRGNSGLPLSMFNVATMKEFQEKLGYDLIILHYGTNVLNYGTLNYSWYENRMNKVVTHIKDCFPGAEVLVISTADKATKYDLEMKTDSAVAPLIYAQKKYAVTSKAGFVNLYERMGGEGSMIKWVEEVPSRANKDYTHFNYRGSKDIAKLIYSQIEEGYQEYKILRKKKPIVQKKKRDSIVKKGDSIYAN